A region from the Melioribacter roseus P3M-2 genome encodes:
- a CDS encoding glycoside hydrolase family 130 protein, whose protein sequence is MSHTIIGGALPAIPWEEKKNKNDVIWRYSGNPIIGWNPIPKAARIFNSAVVPFEDGFAGVFRADQKNGRATLFAGLSKDAISWEIFPDPIAWVDENGNPNPTSYAYDPRVVKIDDTYYIVWCDDMRGASIGLGRTKDFKTFVRMPNPFMPYNRNGVLFPRKINGKYMILSRPSDSGHTPFGNIYISESPDLIHWGNHRYVMGSGGNGWWQSTKIGAGPVPIETKEGWLLFYHGVTTTCNGFVYSFGAALLDLDNPSKVLYRTRDYLLTPEKEYETVGFVPNVVFPCAALFDAPTGRIAIYYGAADTYTAIAFTQVDELIDYIKNNSEVF, encoded by the coding sequence ATGAGCCACACAATCATAGGAGGAGCGCTGCCTGCGATTCCGTGGGAAGAAAAGAAAAACAAAAACGACGTTATATGGCGATACAGCGGCAATCCGATTATCGGCTGGAATCCGATACCTAAAGCAGCTCGAATATTCAACAGCGCAGTCGTTCCTTTTGAAGACGGTTTTGCAGGCGTATTCAGAGCGGATCAAAAAAACGGCAGAGCGACGCTCTTTGCCGGATTAAGCAAAGACGCCATCAGTTGGGAAATCTTCCCCGACCCGATCGCTTGGGTTGACGAAAACGGCAATCCAAATCCTACCAGCTACGCTTACGATCCGCGCGTAGTAAAAATAGACGACACATATTATATTGTTTGGTGCGACGATATGCGCGGCGCGTCAATCGGTCTTGGCCGAACCAAAGATTTCAAAACATTTGTCAGAATGCCGAACCCGTTTATGCCATATAATCGAAACGGAGTGCTCTTCCCCCGTAAAATAAACGGGAAATATATGATACTGAGCCGTCCGAGCGACAGCGGACATACGCCGTTCGGAAATATCTACATAAGCGAAAGCCCCGACTTAATCCACTGGGGCAATCACCGCTATGTAATGGGAAGCGGAGGAAACGGATGGTGGCAAAGCACTAAAATCGGAGCCGGTCCCGTTCCTATCGAAACCAAAGAAGGCTGGCTGTTATTCTATCACGGAGTAACTACAACCTGCAACGGCTTTGTATACAGTTTTGGCGCAGCGCTATTGGATCTGGACAATCCTTCAAAAGTGCTTTATCGAACAAGAGATTATTTACTGACGCCGGAAAAAGAATATGAAACCGTAGGCTTTGTACCAAACGTTGTATTTCCGTGCGCAGCCCTGTTCGACGCTCCGACGGGCAGAATTGCAATTTATTACGGCGCCGCAGACACATATACGGCGATTGCTTTTACGCAGGTTGACGAGTTAATCGATTACATAAAAAATAATTCGGAAGTATTTTAA
- a CDS encoding GH36-type glycosyl hydrolase domain-containing protein: MKFGYFDDRKKEYVITRPDTPKSWSNYLGSTEYGAIITNNAGGYSFYKSAAQGRFTRLRFNSIPMDQPGRYFYIYDIDKKDFWSASWQPVGKPLEKFKSECRHGTAYTVIRSEYDDIVSETLYFVPLNKNYEYWHLKLTNRDTEKRKLRIFTYVEYANNWNIQQDMNNLQYSQFIIKMDVIDNIIDHGTNVFMPPRPDDFQYSDQARHTFLALSGSKITGFDTDREAFLGTYGNYSKPLALERGFCSNSIAVGDNGCGVLQTDIALNPGETKELTVVMGIGKAEEEGRKALQELSHPDKVYAEFRKLVDYWHNRLEGLTAETPDELFNSMFNTWNPYNCMITYSWSRAASLVYSGERDGLGYRDTVQDMLGVLHLIPDEARERLELMITGQTSTGGAMPVVKPFAHKPGCETRPDEREYRSDDCLWLFNTIPAYVKETGDVGFYNKILPYSDEGEDTVFMHLKRAIEFNLKRSGKHGLPCGLAADWNDCLQLGHDGESVFVAFQLRYALHTFIEISDLLGEHSEKQWALSHLNNLDENIKKYGWDGEWFLRAYRADGLKFGSKENDEASIFLNPQSWSIISRHVNQEEGIRIMDTVKNRLLTDYGLLICDPPVENTDPNVNKSRVFNKGMKENASIFNHTQGWAVIAEAILGRGNIAYDYYKRFMPARYNDTAEIREIEPYVYSQFTHSKYSPRYGASRLPWLTGTASWAYFAASQYILGLQPDYYGIKISPCIPSYWNKVSVKRIFRKKLLDITILNNNKKECGVKQIILNGEKIESDFIPITKLKETNQITVYIE; this comes from the coding sequence ATGAAATTCGGTTATTTCGACGATCGGAAAAAAGAATACGTAATAACGCGACCGGATACTCCTAAGTCGTGGAGCAATTATTTGGGGTCTACCGAATACGGAGCGATAATTACAAACAATGCCGGCGGTTACAGTTTTTATAAATCCGCAGCTCAAGGAAGATTTACTCGTCTCCGTTTCAATTCAATACCGATGGACCAACCGGGAAGATATTTTTACATTTACGATATCGACAAGAAAGATTTCTGGTCGGCTTCGTGGCAGCCCGTTGGCAAGCCTCTCGAGAAATTCAAATCGGAATGCAGACACGGCACTGCCTATACCGTAATCAGATCGGAATACGACGATATCGTTTCCGAGACGCTCTATTTCGTCCCGCTTAATAAGAATTATGAATACTGGCATCTTAAACTTACCAACAGGGATACTGAAAAAAGAAAGTTACGCATATTCACATATGTTGAATATGCCAACAACTGGAACATTCAGCAGGATATGAACAATCTCCAGTACTCTCAATTTATTATTAAAATGGACGTGATTGATAATATAATCGACCACGGTACAAATGTGTTTATGCCCCCGAGACCGGATGATTTTCAATACAGCGATCAGGCGCGCCATACTTTCCTTGCATTGAGCGGCTCGAAAATTACCGGATTCGATACCGACCGGGAAGCTTTTCTCGGTACGTACGGCAATTATTCAAAACCGTTAGCTCTGGAACGAGGATTCTGTTCGAATTCGATTGCCGTAGGAGATAACGGTTGCGGCGTATTGCAAACGGATATTGCGCTTAATCCCGGAGAGACCAAAGAACTTACAGTCGTAATGGGAATAGGCAAAGCAGAAGAGGAAGGTCGCAAAGCGTTGCAGGAATTATCTCACCCCGATAAAGTTTATGCGGAGTTCCGAAAATTAGTCGACTACTGGCATAACCGTTTAGAAGGCTTAACAGCCGAAACCCCGGACGAACTTTTCAACAGCATGTTCAATACCTGGAATCCTTATAACTGCATGATTACTTATTCCTGGTCGCGCGCCGCGAGTTTGGTTTACAGCGGCGAAAGAGACGGTCTCGGTTACAGGGATACCGTTCAGGATATGCTGGGTGTTTTGCATCTGATACCCGACGAAGCGCGCGAACGGCTCGAATTGATGATAACAGGACAGACGTCCACAGGCGGCGCAATGCCCGTAGTCAAGCCGTTTGCTCATAAACCCGGCTGCGAAACCCGCCCGGATGAAAGAGAGTATCGTTCCGACGATTGCTTGTGGCTTTTCAATACTATTCCAGCTTACGTTAAAGAAACGGGCGACGTTGGTTTTTACAATAAGATTCTCCCCTATTCCGACGAAGGGGAAGACACGGTCTTTATGCATCTCAAACGGGCTATCGAATTTAATCTTAAGAGAAGCGGCAAACACGGTTTACCGTGCGGACTGGCGGCCGACTGGAACGATTGTCTGCAGCTTGGTCACGACGGAGAATCCGTATTCGTAGCTTTTCAACTTCGCTATGCTCTTCATACATTTATAGAAATTTCAGATCTGTTGGGTGAACATAGCGAAAAGCAATGGGCTCTTTCACATCTGAATAACCTGGACGAAAACATAAAAAAATACGGATGGGACGGAGAATGGTTCTTGCGCGCTTACCGCGCCGACGGACTTAAATTCGGCTCTAAAGAAAATGACGAAGCTTCGATTTTCTTGAATCCTCAATCTTGGTCGATTATCAGCCGCCATGTGAACCAAGAAGAAGGCATACGAATAATGGATACAGTAAAAAATCGTCTTTTAACCGACTACGGTTTGTTAATATGCGACCCGCCCGTAGAGAATACGGATCCGAACGTCAATAAATCGAGAGTTTTTAATAAAGGTATGAAAGAAAATGCATCTATTTTCAATCATACCCAGGGATGGGCTGTAATTGCGGAAGCAATTTTAGGCAGAGGAAATATTGCTTACGATTACTATAAGAGATTTATGCCCGCGCGTTATAACGATACGGCGGAAATAAGAGAGATTGAGCCGTATGTCTATTCCCAGTTTACTCACAGCAAATACAGTCCTCGTTACGGAGCTTCCAGATTGCCGTGGTTAACGGGAACAGCCTCGTGGGCATATTTTGCGGCTTCGCAATATATACTCGGTTTACAGCCGGATTATTACGGAATTAAGATTTCGCCCTGTATTCCGTCGTATTGGAATAAGGTTTCCGTAAAACGAATCTTCAGAAAAAAATTACTCGACATTACAATTCTTAACAATAATAAAAAGGAATGCGGAGTAAAGCAGATAATTTTGAACGGAGAAAAGATAGAATCGGATTTTATACCGATTACAAAACTTAAAGAAACGAATCAAATTACAGTTTATATAGAATAA
- a CDS encoding MFS transporter, which produces MGKVVQKLSFWEKAGYGFGDLASVLFWQTITAYLLYFYTDVFGITAAAAGTMILVSRIWDGINDPLMGIIADRTNTRWGKFRPYLLWCSVPLAVVGVLTFTTPDLSYTGKLVYAYVTFMLLMMLYTAINIPYSSLLGVITPDTIERTSVSSYKYVFAYLSGTIVSVTALPLTQYFGGGNEAAGWQKTMMVYGAAAVIFFFIAFISTKERVMPPPRQKSSVKDDLKDLINNKPWLILLAATIFMVLFVATRISVIPHYFKYYVEHQQLNLFGTVYNLGFVELTSAFNGIGQISAIIGVLCTKWFASLFGKKKAFIILFITSIISNAAFYALKPSDVSWIFILQIIYSLTSGPLTPLIWAMYADSADYSEWKNKRRATGLVFSASTMSQKFGWAFGTAFAGWLLTLVGYQANIAQSEAVKEGLRLLVSLIPAFIGILSLIVMLFYKLDEDTMSNIASELEERRKNRKDDFAVS; this is translated from the coding sequence ATGGGTAAAGTGGTTCAGAAATTATCTTTCTGGGAAAAAGCCGGATACGGATTCGGCGACCTTGCTTCCGTATTATTCTGGCAAACAATAACGGCATATCTGCTTTACTTCTATACCGACGTATTCGGTATAACAGCCGCAGCTGCCGGGACAATGATTTTGGTATCGAGAATTTGGGACGGTATTAACGACCCTTTGATGGGAATAATAGCAGACAGAACAAATACGCGCTGGGGAAAATTCAGACCGTATTTGCTATGGTGTTCCGTGCCGCTTGCCGTTGTAGGAGTATTAACATTTACAACGCCCGATTTGAGCTATACGGGTAAATTAGTTTACGCTTACGTAACATTCATGCTGTTAATGATGCTCTACACAGCGATTAATATTCCTTATTCTTCGCTCCTTGGAGTTATTACTCCGGACACAATAGAAAGGACAAGCGTTTCGTCATACAAATATGTTTTCGCATATCTCAGCGGAACGATTGTTTCAGTAACGGCTTTGCCTTTGACCCAATATTTCGGCGGAGGCAATGAAGCTGCAGGCTGGCAAAAAACTATGATGGTATACGGAGCCGCCGCAGTAATATTTTTCTTTATTGCCTTTATTTCCACAAAAGAAAGGGTTATGCCGCCGCCCCGCCAAAAGTCATCGGTCAAAGACGACTTAAAAGATTTGATAAACAACAAACCGTGGCTGATTTTATTGGCGGCTACTATCTTCATGGTTCTCTTCGTAGCCACCCGTATAAGCGTCATTCCCCACTATTTCAAATACTACGTTGAACATCAACAATTGAACTTATTCGGAACGGTGTATAATCTCGGTTTTGTCGAATTGACGTCGGCGTTCAACGGTATCGGTCAGATTTCCGCAATCATCGGAGTCCTTTGTACAAAGTGGTTTGCAAGTCTGTTCGGAAAGAAAAAAGCTTTTATAATTTTATTTATTACTTCGATAATCTCTAACGCCGCGTTTTATGCGCTTAAACCAAGCGACGTTTCTTGGATTTTTATTCTGCAAATAATTTATTCGCTCACAAGCGGTCCCCTTACTCCCCTAATTTGGGCAATGTATGCCGACTCTGCCGATTATTCGGAATGGAAAAATAAAAGACGAGCCACGGGCCTGGTCTTTTCGGCTTCGACAATGTCGCAAAAATTCGGGTGGGCATTCGGAACCGCATTCGCAGGCTGGCTTTTGACTTTAGTAGGTTATCAGGCGAACATCGCTCAATCCGAAGCAGTCAAAGAAGGTTTGAGACTTCTGGTAAGTTTAATACCGGCTTTTATCGGAATACTATCGTTGATTGTAATGTTGTTCTATAAACTCGACGAAGATACGATGAGCAATATAGCGTCCGAACTTGAAGAAAGAAGAAAAAATAGAAAAGATGATTTTGCCGTTTCCTAA
- a CDS encoding alpha-L-fucosidase, producing the protein MKTIKIVLLILTILPTAVFMQVDYTPTRENMANRNWFRNAKFGLFVHWGIYSVLGDGEWVMEQQRIDKQTYEKVASFFNPTEFDPKEWVRLIKDAGMKYITITTRHHDGFSMFHTKQSDWNIVDKTPYKKDIIKMIADECHKEGIKIFFYYSLVDWYHEDYYPRGATGHYSGRNNNGDWNKYIEFMKAQLTELLTNYGEIAGVWFDGLWDKKDADWKIGEIYELIHKLQPQCMIGNNHHHAPIEGEDFQMFEKDLPGQNKSGFSKDVQVSKLPLETCETINNSWGFNLRDKNYKSVKTIVNYLVRAAGNDANFLLNVGPMPNGKIQKEFADTLRRVGKWLQKYGETIYGVGKGPIEPRSWGVSTQKGNKIYIHILAPEDEILFVPLLKGNIRKINLYESNKPLDYIRNELGILIKLDKDDFNHTDTIVVIETKE; encoded by the coding sequence ATGAAAACGATTAAAATTGTTCTGCTGATCTTAACGATTTTACCCACGGCTGTATTTATGCAAGTTGATTATACGCCTACGCGGGAAAATATGGCAAACCGAAACTGGTTCAGGAATGCTAAGTTCGGACTTTTTGTGCACTGGGGAATATACAGCGTACTCGGAGACGGCGAGTGGGTTATGGAACAACAGAGAATCGATAAACAGACTTACGAAAAAGTAGCGTCGTTTTTTAATCCTACCGAATTCGACCCGAAAGAATGGGTGCGGTTGATCAAAGACGCCGGCATGAAATATATTACAATTACAACGCGGCATCACGACGGATTTTCGATGTTCCACACAAAACAGAGCGATTGGAATATTGTCGATAAAACTCCTTATAAAAAAGATATTATAAAAATGATTGCGGATGAATGTCATAAAGAGGGAATAAAAATATTCTTCTATTATTCGCTGGTCGATTGGTATCACGAAGATTATTATCCGAGAGGCGCAACCGGACATTACAGCGGGAGAAACAATAACGGCGACTGGAATAAATATATCGAATTCATGAAAGCGCAACTGACCGAATTGCTGACAAATTACGGCGAAATTGCCGGCGTCTGGTTCGACGGGCTGTGGGATAAAAAAGACGCCGACTGGAAAATCGGAGAAATTTACGAATTGATTCACAAGCTACAGCCTCAGTGTATGATAGGCAATAATCATCATCATGCCCCGATAGAAGGCGAAGATTTCCAGATGTTCGAAAAAGATTTGCCCGGGCAAAATAAATCCGGTTTCAGTAAAGACGTCCAGGTAAGCAAGCTTCCGCTTGAAACATGCGAGACGATTAACAACTCCTGGGGATTTAATCTACGCGACAAAAATTATAAATCGGTTAAGACAATTGTGAATTATTTGGTGAGAGCCGCCGGCAACGACGCTAATTTTCTTCTAAACGTGGGTCCCATGCCGAACGGCAAAATACAAAAAGAATTTGCAGACACTTTGCGAAGAGTAGGAAAGTGGCTCCAAAAATACGGCGAAACAATTTATGGCGTCGGAAAAGGTCCGATTGAACCTCGCTCATGGGGCGTCAGTACGCAAAAAGGAAATAAGATTTATATTCATATACTCGCTCCGGAAGATGAAATTCTTTTTGTGCCTCTTTTGAAGGGGAATATAAGGAAGATAAATTTATACGAGTCGAACAAGCCGCTCGATTACATCCGAAATGAATTGGGCATTTTAATAAAACTGGACAAAGACGATTTCAATCATACGGATACAATCGTTGTGATAGAAACAAAAGAATAA
- a CDS encoding sensor histidine kinase — protein MFLLFLSTVLSPTIITAQDYRFEHITSEDGLSQNTVLCIFQDSEGFLWFGTFDGLNRYDGFGFKVYKTDQNDSTSIVGQGFYAIVEDKNKDLWIASLGEGLNRYSRSLDKFKRYRKEDRSSNSLISNRVRALLYDSKERLWIGTEEGLCRYDFETDRFIDYTQIIPFHKYERSEYITSMAEDSSGFIWLGTWNGLIKYNPRNNSSEFYFNIPDDERSLEGNFVNALFVDKTGRLWIGTSEGLNKYSESENNFIRYNNPYTEQSADKTIRAITEDNDNNLWIATNINGLYKFDKSSKKFTHYHYQHNNPHSLNSNNVYSLCKDNEGIIWIGTNGGGVNKLDFKKSRFRFLTLPENEKSGGNPVMIYSILEDNRGYLWIGTYGNGVYRLNPSHKSYVKFVHNANDANSLMDNRIRTIYQDREGDIWISTDLGVSKYNPGKNNFINYTTPFLSSYLAFSISQINTGEILFATYSGGLNIYDKGKNRLTIFRHDPKVTNSIASDNLWTAFQDSQGRIWVGTDESGLDLFDYKNKTFRHFKHNPDDSTSISDNKVLSLFEDSRGRLWAATVQGINLIITDANGNISFKSYTKKDGLPDNNIQSVLEDSEGNLWISTNKGISKFNPYKNTFINFDRSNGLPSNEYYVRSAAKIKSTGDFIFGGNKGMVMFNPEEIVIDTIPPKVVLTDFELFNSPVKIGDEIDGDIILPKHISFLREINLSYKQNVFTIEFAAMKFSAPDKNSYAYKMEGLDKDWNYIGNRNYAVFSRIPPGKYTFHVKAANSFGYWNEEGVSINIIIHPPFYQTLWFRLAGALFLLIAIVASYRIKINSVRKRQNELESLIKEKTLLNEKLLQEINERKEIEKELLIAKEKAESSEKLKSEFLAQMSHEIRSPINTILNFVDLIRDSVDTGNDETLKESFDSIDKAGDRIVRTIDLILNMSELQTGSYEAKYKNINLSNLLEELSLEFEHKANKKNLDFILNVKDPDLTIYADEYSVTQIIVNLTDNAIKYTFSGKIEITAFRNDNKDVTLKISDTGIGISKEYLPYLFSAFSQEQRGYTRQFEGNGLGLALVKRYCEMNNADISVESEKGVGTTFTIVFRNKN, from the coding sequence TTGTTTTTATTGTTCTTGTCGACCGTATTATCTCCGACAATAATAACCGCGCAGGATTATCGTTTCGAACATATCACTTCCGAAGACGGACTTTCGCAGAATACCGTACTTTGTATATTTCAGGATTCTGAGGGATTTTTGTGGTTCGGAACATTCGACGGACTTAACAGATACGACGGTTTTGGCTTTAAGGTTTATAAGACAGACCAGAACGATTCGACAAGCATAGTGGGACAGGGCTTTTATGCAATTGTTGAAGACAAGAACAAAGACCTTTGGATTGCATCGTTGGGCGAAGGACTCAATCGCTATAGTCGTTCTCTGGATAAGTTTAAACGCTACCGTAAAGAAGACAGAAGCAGCAACTCGCTTATTTCAAACCGAGTACGGGCTTTGTTATACGACTCCAAAGAGCGACTGTGGATCGGAACAGAAGAAGGTTTGTGCAGATACGATTTCGAAACCGATCGTTTTATCGACTACACGCAAATCATTCCGTTTCACAAATACGAACGCTCGGAATATATTACCTCGATGGCGGAAGACAGCTCGGGATTTATCTGGTTAGGAACATGGAACGGACTGATAAAATATAATCCGCGAAACAACAGCTCGGAATTTTATTTCAACATTCCCGACGATGAACGGAGTCTCGAAGGTAATTTTGTCAATGCGCTTTTCGTAGATAAGACGGGACGGCTCTGGATCGGTACCAGCGAAGGTTTAAATAAATATTCCGAGTCCGAGAATAACTTTATACGTTATAACAATCCATATACAGAGCAAAGCGCCGATAAAACAATCAGAGCTATCACAGAAGATAACGACAATAATTTATGGATTGCCACAAACATCAACGGATTATATAAATTCGACAAATCGTCGAAAAAATTCACTCATTATCATTACCAACATAATAATCCGCACAGTCTCAACAGCAACAATGTATATTCTCTCTGTAAGGATAATGAAGGTATAATATGGATTGGGACTAACGGCGGAGGCGTCAATAAGCTCGATTTCAAAAAATCGCGTTTCCGATTTTTGACCCTGCCGGAAAATGAAAAATCCGGCGGAAATCCCGTTATGATTTACTCGATACTCGAAGACAACAGAGGGTATTTATGGATAGGCACATACGGCAATGGAGTTTACAGGCTTAATCCGTCGCATAAAAGCTACGTTAAATTCGTACACAATGCCAACGACGCCAATTCTTTGATGGATAACAGAATCAGGACGATTTATCAGGACAGAGAAGGCGATATCTGGATATCAACCGACTTGGGAGTATCGAAATATAATCCCGGTAAAAACAATTTTATTAATTATACCACTCCGTTTTTAAGCAGCTATCTTGCATTCTCAATTTCTCAGATAAATACCGGCGAAATTCTTTTTGCCACATACAGCGGCGGCTTAAATATTTATGATAAAGGAAAAAACAGGTTGACTATCTTCAGACATGATCCTAAAGTTACAAACAGCATTGCAAGCGATAATCTTTGGACGGCTTTCCAGGACAGTCAAGGAAGAATATGGGTCGGGACGGACGAAAGCGGGCTCGACTTGTTCGACTATAAAAATAAAACTTTCAGACATTTCAAACATAATCCCGATGATTCAACCAGCATCAGCGATAATAAAGTCCTGAGTTTGTTCGAAGACAGCCGGGGCAGACTCTGGGCGGCAACCGTACAGGGTATTAACTTGATTATTACGGACGCTAACGGGAATATTTCTTTTAAGAGTTATACAAAGAAGGACGGCTTGCCGGATAATAATATTCAGAGCGTTCTGGAAGACTCCGAAGGCAATCTATGGATAAGCACTAACAAAGGAATTTCCAAATTCAATCCGTACAAAAATACGTTTATCAACTTCGACAGAAGCAACGGGCTGCCAAGTAACGAATATTACGTTAGATCTGCCGCGAAGATTAAATCGACGGGAGATTTTATTTTCGGCGGCAACAAGGGAATGGTTATGTTTAATCCTGAAGAAATAGTTATCGATACGATTCCACCGAAAGTCGTATTGACGGATTTCGAGCTGTTCAACTCGCCCGTAAAAATAGGAGACGAAATCGACGGCGACATAATTTTACCGAAACATATTTCATTTTTGCGGGAAATAAATCTTTCGTACAAACAGAATGTCTTTACAATTGAATTTGCCGCAATGAAATTTTCTGCGCCCGATAAGAATTCATACGCTTATAAAATGGAAGGTCTGGATAAAGATTGGAATTATATCGGGAACAGGAACTACGCCGTATTTTCGAGGATACCGCCGGGCAAATACACTTTTCATGTAAAAGCGGCAAACTCTTTCGGGTACTGGAATGAAGAAGGGGTAAGTATTAATATTATCATTCACCCCCCTTTTTATCAGACCTTGTGGTTCAGGCTTGCGGGCGCGCTCTTTCTTCTGATTGCAATTGTCGCAAGCTACAGAATCAAGATAAACTCGGTACGAAAAAGACAAAACGAACTTGAATCCCTGATAAAAGAGAAAACCCTGTTGAACGAAAAATTGCTTCAAGAAATTAACGAGCGAAAAGAAATTGAAAAAGAATTACTGATTGCAAAAGAAAAAGCCGAAAGCTCGGAAAAACTCAAGAGTGAATTTCTGGCGCAAATGTCGCATGAAATCCGATCGCCCATAAATACGATTCTTAATTTCGTCGATTTAATACGTGATTCTGTAGATACTGGAAACGACGAAACGCTTAAAGAAAGTTTCGATTCGATAGATAAAGCCGGAGACAGAATCGTAAGGACAATCGACCTGATACTCAACATGTCCGAGCTTCAAACCGGAAGTTACGAAGCCAAATATAAAAATATTAATCTATCTAATTTGTTGGAAGAGCTCTCTCTCGAATTCGAACATAAAGCCAATAAGAAAAATCTCGATTTTATATTGAACGTTAAAGACCCGGATCTGACTATATATGCCGATGAATATTCGGTAACGCAAATTATTGTTAATCTGACCGACAATGCAATCAAATATACTTTCAGTGGGAAAATAGAAATAACCGCGTTCCGCAATGATAATAAGGATGTAACGCTAAAAATTTCCGATACCGGCATAGGCATCTCAAAAGAATACTTGCCCTATCTCTTCTCGGCTTTTTCTCAGGAACAACGGGGATACACCAGACAGTTCGAAGGCAACGGTCTTGGACTGGCGCTCGTGAAAAGATATTGTGAAATGAATAATGCCGACATCTCGGTGGAAAGCGAGAAAGGCGTCGGCACAACTTTCACTATTGTTTTCAGAAACAAAAATTAA
- a CDS encoding glutathione peroxidase, producing MFSKIIFLFFAFSLAFAQKGGSIYDFKVKDIDGKEVPLKDYKGKVLMIVNVASKCGFTPQYEALQKIYEKYQDRGFEILAFPCNDFKGQEPGTNEEIKEFCSANYHVTFRLFDKIHVLGDNKAPLYNYLINSEGIEKGEVKWNFEKFIVDKNGKVAARFRSPVKPDSGEITDLIERLLSEVN from the coding sequence ATGTTCAGTAAAATAATATTTTTATTTTTCGCATTTAGCCTGGCTTTTGCTCAAAAGGGCGGAAGCATTTATGATTTCAAAGTTAAAGACATCGACGGTAAAGAAGTACCGCTCAAAGATTACAAAGGAAAAGTGTTGATGATTGTCAATGTTGCAAGCAAATGCGGATTTACGCCTCAATACGAAGCTCTTCAAAAAATCTACGAAAAATATCAGGATAGAGGTTTTGAAATACTTGCGTTTCCGTGCAACGATTTCAAAGGGCAGGAACCGGGCACAAACGAGGAAATAAAAGAATTCTGCTCTGCCAATTATCATGTTACATTCCGGTTGTTCGATAAAATTCATGTGCTGGGCGATAACAAAGCGCCGCTTTACAATTACCTGATTAACAGCGAAGGGATTGAAAAAGGCGAGGTTAAATGGAATTTCGAAAAATTTATTGTCGATAAGAACGGGAAAGTAGCAGCCAGGTTCCGAAGCCCGGTAAAACCGGACAGCGGGGAGATAACCGACTTAATCGAAAGATTACTCAGCGAAGTCAACTAA
- a CDS encoding tellurite resistance TerB family protein — protein MSKLDTILNNQKFNKKLQLATASVFLEIAKSDNKFTNEERQTLINSIKSLFDLNDEETHELLDIAEDAILQSVSIYEFTDVINKYFNNEEKYDLVKQIWRLVFADKVLNRYEDHLVRLITNNLKLSHRDMIAAKMEVKEALGLS, from the coding sequence ATGTCGAAACTGGACACTATTTTAAATAATCAAAAATTTAATAAGAAATTACAACTTGCAACCGCCTCAGTCTTTTTGGAAATTGCCAAATCGGATAATAAATTTACAAATGAGGAAAGACAAACCCTAATCAATTCGATAAAAAGTTTATTCGACTTAAATGACGAAGAGACTCACGAACTTCTCGATATTGCCGAAGACGCAATACTGCAAAGCGTGAGCATATACGAATTTACCGACGTAATAAACAAGTATTTCAATAACGAAGAAAAATACGATCTTGTAAAACAAATATGGCGTCTGGTTTTTGCAGACAAAGTATTGAACCGTTACGAAGACCATCTCGTAAGATTAATAACCAACAATCTGAAACTTAGCCACAGAGACATGATAGCCGCCAAAATGGAAGTTAAAGAGGCTTTGGGACTTAGTTGA